In the genome of Streptomyces sp. P3, the window GGGCTGCGCGGCGATCACGAGGCCAGGGCGGCTTGGCTCGCGGTCGTCCACGAGGCCGGCCACGAGTCCGAGCACCGCCACGGCTACGGCGCGGTCTTCGACGCGACGGTGTCGCTGCACCACGGGGAAGCGGATGCGGCCCTGGAGCGGCTGGCGCCGCCGCCGGAGCGGGTGTGGAAGTGGGTCACCTGGGTCTGGCTGCACTGGTACGCGGCGGTGCGGGCGGAGGCGTCGGCGCTGGCCGGCCACCCGGACGCCCGCGAGCGGATCGGGTCCGCCCGCGGCATGGTCGCCGGCAACCCCGTCGCCACCGCCCAACTGGACCGGTCCGAAGCACTGTTGGACGGTGACCAGGCGCGACTGGTCGCCGCCGCGACGGCGTTCGAGGCGGCGGGCTGCCGCTACCAGGCGGCCCGGACCCTGCTGCTCGCCGGAGACGCCCACGCGGTTGCCGGCGAGGCCGCGCTCACCGCTCTCGGCCTCACATCTCGCGCCGGCTGAACACCGGCCCCCGGTAACGCCGTTCGAAAAATTGGGAGGCGTCAGGCCAGGGCCTTTGCAAGGATGTCCGGGCTCCTCGCCCCGGGAAAGGACCCGCAGACCGTGCCTCGTGCCGTCACCCTGATCCGCTCCGCAGCCCTGTCCGATGTCGCCGAGTACGCTTACGCGGCCACGGCGCCCGCGGAGTCACGTCTGATCTTCCTCGCCGGTGCCTGCCCCCTGAACGAGGACGGCTCCACGGCGGCGATCGGGGACTACGCCGGCCAGGCTCGCAGGGCCGTCGAGAACATGCGGACGGCGCTCGCCGCCTCCGGTGCGTCGCTCCACGACGTCATCAGCACCCGGGTGCTCGTGGCGTCGGCCCGGCAGGAGGACCTGGTGAAGGCCTGGGAGGTGGTCCGGGACTCGTTCGGCGACCACGACGTCCCGAGCACCCTGATGGGTGTCACCGTGCTCGGCTACCGCGACCAGCTCGTCGAGATCGAGGCCGTCGCCGCAGTGCTCGATGCCTGAACCCGAGCGCCGCGCCGTGCGCGTCCCGCCGGCCGGCCGAGCCTCGCAAGCCGCGCGCCGCATGGCTGACGGCCTGCGGACGGAGACGGGGGC includes:
- a CDS encoding RidA family protein, with amino-acid sequence MPRAVTLIRSAALSDVAEYAYAATAPAESRLIFLAGACPLNEDGSTAAIGDYAGQARRAVENMRTALAASGASLHDVISTRVLVASARQEDLVKAWEVVRDSFGDHDVPSTLMGVTVLGYRDQLVEIEAVAAVLDA